A genome region from Panicum virgatum strain AP13 chromosome 4K, P.virgatum_v5, whole genome shotgun sequence includes the following:
- the LOC120704837 gene encoding disease resistance protein PIK6-NP-like isoform X2 yields the protein MDIVTGPLPSVITKLSDLIAGEYNLQKGLKGEIKFLKEELESMQVAVQKVSNTLPDQIDQQDRIWARDLRELSYDIEDKVDEFMVRVKGNDPAEMNGVKGFIGRSFKLFSKFRIRHGLATEIKDIKRRAQEVSRRHKDYKITNHNSEPVKMDPRLFAQYKNVRELIGIDEAREEVIKILKEGSEVSKQQDKIVSIVGFGGLGKTTLANIV from the coding sequence ATGGACATCGTCACGGGGCCACTGCCGAGCGTCATCACCAAGCTCAGCGATCTGATTGCTGGCGAGTACAATCTGCAGAAGGGGCTGAAGGGTGAGATCAAGTTCCTCAAAGAAGAGCTTGAGAGCATGCAGGTCGCCGTCCAGAAGGTCTCCAACACACTGCCTGACCAGATTGACCAACAGGACAGGATCTGGGCAAGGGATTTGAGGGAGTTGTCCTACGACATAGAGGACAAGGTTGACGAATTCATGGTGCGCGTCAAGGGCAATGATCCGGCTGAGATGAATGGCGTCAAAGGGTTCATTGGTAGAAGTTTCAAGTTATTCAGCAAGTTCAGGATTCGTCATGGGCTTGCTACAGAAATCAAAGATATCAAGAGGCGTGCCCAAGAGGTGTCCAGGCGCCATAAAGACTACAAGATCACCAATCATAACTCTGAGCCTGTCAAAATGGATCCTCGTTTATTTGCTCAGTACAAGAATGTGAGGGAGCTGATTGGCATTGACGAGGCAAGAGAAGAGGTAATCAAGATTCTGAAGGAAGGCAGTGAAGTGTCCAAGCAGCAAGACAAGATTGTTTCCATTGTTGGTTTTGGAGGCCTTGGAAAGACAACTCTTGCTAATATTGTGTAG